In a genomic window of Bacillus sp. E(2018):
- a CDS encoding YfkD famly protein — translation MKKRIFIMLFVMFFVLSNTALAAEKTKQQPEQKQKQAEKIEKAAPKADIKIPSSVLSISKENTYPNSAQDLPYLEPSKLAKTMLKTSDVPITNPDLIRLLNESTINGSKVAFWYRAKIYLGQWPLSYQSTETTVNWEHQQINTNRLDNRGAKAVAKLSYNQTAHKKVSGGLTASIPNGEAVQKMMLITAAEKSKLPLSFQTAVGAGTKKSNVYHVSPKQVGYLDSYVPAVNERGRVTYGEVYIVLKGGKREIVIQNVTQQGIGAWIPVQDHVSFSFHTSNM, via the coding sequence ATGAAAAAGAGAATTTTTATTATGTTATTTGTCATGTTTTTTGTGTTATCAAATACAGCACTAGCAGCTGAAAAAACAAAGCAACAGCCAGAACAAAAACAAAAACAAGCAGAAAAAATAGAAAAAGCTGCTCCAAAAGCAGATATTAAAATACCGAGTTCCGTTCTTAGCATATCCAAAGAGAACACGTATCCCAACTCAGCACAAGATCTTCCTTACTTAGAACCGAGTAAGCTTGCGAAAACGATGCTTAAAACATCGGACGTTCCAATCACAAATCCAGATTTAATTCGTTTGTTGAACGAGTCGACAATAAATGGATCGAAAGTGGCCTTTTGGTATCGCGCGAAAATCTACTTAGGTCAATGGCCATTGTCTTATCAATCAACAGAAACGACTGTGAACTGGGAACATCAACAGATCAATACGAATCGTTTAGACAACAGAGGCGCAAAAGCAGTTGCGAAACTGTCTTATAACCAAACAGCTCATAAAAAAGTAAGTGGTGGTCTTACAGCATCGATTCCGAATGGTGAAGCTGTTCAAAAGATGATGCTCATCACAGCAGCAGAAAAGTCAAAGTTACCTTTATCGTTTCAGACAGCTGTTGGCGCGGGCACAAAGAAATCAAACGTATACCATGTGTCACCGAAACAGGTGGGATATTTAGATAGCTATGTCCCAGCGGTTAATGAAAGAGGACGAGTTACTTACGGAGAAGTGTATATCGTTTTAAAAGGCGGTAAAAGAGAGATCGTGATTCAAAATGTTACACAGCAAGGCATTGGTGCTTGGATTCCTGTTCAAGATCACGTTTCTTTTAGTTTTCATACAAGCAATATGTAA
- a CDS encoding TlpA disulfide reductase family protein, whose amino-acid sequence MRLRSDMPELNGATQWINGEVSKSDLIGNKPTLIHFWSVSCGLCKDAMPNINQFRDDYKDELNVIAVHMPRSEKDLDIDQIKEVAAEHDITQPIFVDNDHALTDAFENEYVPAYYVFDAEGKLRHYQAGGDGMKMLTKRVNRVLGKETK is encoded by the coding sequence ATGAGATTACGTTCAGATATGCCAGAACTAAATGGGGCTACACAATGGATTAATGGAGAAGTTTCTAAAAGCGATTTGATCGGTAATAAGCCAACGCTTATTCACTTTTGGTCTGTAAGCTGTGGATTATGTAAAGATGCAATGCCTAACATTAATCAATTTCGCGATGACTATAAAGACGAATTGAACGTTATTGCTGTTCATATGCCTCGTTCAGAAAAAGATCTGGATATCGATCAAATTAAAGAAGTAGCTGCAGAACATGATATTACACAGCCAATCTTTGTGGACAACGATCATGCGCTAACTGATGCGTTTGAAAACGAGTATGTGCCTGCTTATTATGTTTTTGATGCAGAAGGTAAACTTCGCCACTACCAAGCAGGTGGGGATGGTATGAAGATGCTGACAAAACGTGTAAACCGTGTACTAGGAAAAGAAACAAAATAA
- a CDS encoding YihY/virulence factor BrkB family protein → MTLWHILKHMKAKAFGIEFMHGFQRGDVTGLAAQLAYYFLLSLFPFLIFLLTLGAFFIEPKEALDLLEHFVPSEAMDSVRENLLAVLEGRSGGLLSIGILATIWSASNAINAVIKTLNEAYGVEECRSFIKTRLLAIFLTFGVIFAFVVALVFPVFGKMLGNAAFSYLGLSDEFLQIWGVLRWLISFLIISTVVSVLYYLAPCKKLKYSEIWYGSLVATFFWQIVSFGFAFYVDHFGNYSATYGSIGAIIVLMLWFYLTGIVLLSGGVLNATFHKFKIDFAKKRGLLKAES, encoded by the coding sequence TTGACGTTATGGCATATACTCAAACATATGAAAGCCAAAGCATTTGGTATTGAATTCATGCATGGTTTTCAAAGAGGAGATGTAACAGGACTTGCAGCACAGCTTGCTTATTATTTTCTGCTTTCGCTGTTCCCTTTTCTTATCTTCTTATTAACGCTTGGCGCCTTTTTTATAGAACCAAAAGAAGCGCTCGACCTGTTAGAGCACTTCGTTCCATCAGAGGCGATGGATTCTGTTAGAGAAAATTTACTTGCTGTATTAGAAGGAAGAAGTGGCGGCCTTTTATCAATCGGTATTCTAGCTACGATTTGGTCAGCTTCTAATGCGATCAATGCTGTTATCAAGACTTTAAATGAAGCATATGGCGTTGAAGAATGCCGAAGCTTCATAAAAACAAGGTTATTGGCTATATTCTTAACGTTTGGCGTTATTTTCGCTTTTGTTGTAGCACTCGTTTTCCCAGTATTCGGAAAGATGCTTGGGAATGCAGCCTTTTCCTATTTAGGATTGAGTGATGAGTTCTTGCAGATCTGGGGAGTGTTGCGGTGGTTGATTAGTTTCCTCATTATCTCGACTGTTGTATCTGTACTCTATTATTTAGCTCCATGTAAAAAGCTCAAATATAGTGAGATCTGGTACGGTTCACTAGTTGCTACATTCTTCTGGCAGATTGTATCGTTTGGTTTCGCCTTTTATGTTGACCATTTTGGTAATTATTCCGCTACTTACGGAAGCATTGGAGCGATTATTGTTCTCATGCTTTGGTTTTACCTCACGGGTATCGTCTTATTATCTGGTGGCGTCCTAAATGCAACATTTCATAAGTTTAAGATTGATTTTGCCAAGAAAAGGGGCTTGTTAAAGGCTGAATCCTAG
- a CDS encoding VanZ family protein codes for MKKVRFIFSILGTLVFIVYMAVLIKATLFSFNEYVYGRSANLVLFDSIRLMWRSEDDWLILKNIIGNVLLFVPFGLLLPLIYRVFNSWRFIFIFGFGTSFIIEVLQYEYFKRIFDIDDIFLNGMGAMIGLFLYKFLAMLFRWIERLLK; via the coding sequence ATGAAAAAAGTTAGATTCATCTTTAGCATTTTAGGTACACTTGTTTTTATCGTATATATGGCAGTCTTGATTAAAGCCACTCTTTTTTCATTTAATGAGTATGTATATGGTAGATCCGCTAATCTTGTTTTGTTTGACAGCATAAGACTGATGTGGAGAAGTGAGGATGATTGGCTCATCCTAAAGAATATCATCGGAAATGTGCTATTGTTCGTACCATTTGGTTTATTGCTGCCTTTAATTTACCGAGTGTTTAATTCTTGGCGTTTTATTTTTATTTTTGGTTTTGGTACAAGTTTTATTATAGAAGTTCTTCAATATGAGTATTTCAAGCGAATATTCGATATTGATGATATCTTTCTGAACGGTATGGGAGCAATGATAGGACTGTTTTTATACAAGTTTTTAGCGATGCTCTTTCGATGGATCGAGCGATTATTAAAATAA
- a CDS encoding OsmC family protein — protein MEFKMTENGFETDVEYGKLEISGNAEYGYRPFQLLVSSIAVCSGGVLRKVLERMRMEYDDITVSAKINRVEKEANRVSDIHLHFLISGKELSEEKVEKALNVTRKNCSMVQSVKDSINITESFEIQR, from the coding sequence TTGGAATTTAAAATGACTGAAAATGGATTTGAAACGGATGTTGAATATGGAAAACTTGAAATAAGCGGAAATGCTGAATATGGTTATCGGCCATTTCAACTTCTCGTTTCTTCTATAGCTGTATGCAGTGGTGGGGTTCTTCGTAAAGTATTAGAGCGTATGAGAATGGAATACGATGACATCACTGTGTCAGCAAAGATCAATAGAGTGGAAAAAGAGGCAAACCGAGTATCCGACATCCACCTTCATTTTTTGATCAGTGGGAAAGAATTATCAGAAGAGAAGGTCGAGAAAGCATTAAACGTAACTCGAAAAAATTGTTCGATGGTCCAATCCGTAAAAGATAGCATAAACATAACCGAAAGCTTTGAAATCCAACGTTAA
- a CDS encoding MFS transporter yields MVLVCFEKEMLMQLSTYKFSVLVSIVFISGFAQGMLLPLIAVIFEQNGTSASLNGFHATALYIGILIASPFIEKPLRKFGYKPLILAGLLAVVLCFAMFPLWKVFWFWFVLRLLIGIGDHMLHFSTQTWITTSSPEKKRGRNISIYGIAFGAGFGIGPLMTKMLEVNENLPFWLAAGLCFLSFLLMTTIRNERPETESARNSGITAIDRYKDVLKLAWVSLLPPFGYGFLEATLHGSFPVFALRNGISLDWVAVLLPAFVLGSLVFQLPLGILSDKWGRKPILIFSFVSGFFSFLATYWSMNNFWLLISLFFLSGMFVGSMFSLGIAYMSDLLPKYHLPAGNILAGISFSIGSMSGPMIGGSFISWFDGGAFVFAICGMLFLLCLPILFIKNNNKIAINSKTA; encoded by the coding sequence ATGGTTTTAGTTTGTTTTGAAAAGGAGATGCTCATGCAGCTTTCTACGTATAAATTCTCAGTTTTAGTCAGTATTGTTTTTATTTCAGGGTTCGCTCAAGGTATGCTACTTCCTTTAATTGCAGTCATCTTTGAACAGAACGGTACATCTGCTTCATTAAACGGTTTCCATGCAACAGCTCTATATATAGGTATCTTGATCGCTTCTCCGTTTATAGAGAAGCCTCTCAGAAAATTTGGTTATAAACCACTCATTTTAGCAGGTCTTTTAGCTGTTGTACTCTGTTTTGCAATGTTTCCACTTTGGAAAGTATTTTGGTTTTGGTTTGTATTACGGCTCTTAATCGGTATTGGAGACCATATGCTGCATTTCTCTACGCAAACTTGGATTACGACAAGTAGCCCGGAAAAAAAGAGAGGCAGAAATATCTCTATATATGGGATTGCGTTTGGAGCAGGATTTGGAATCGGACCTCTAATGACTAAGATGCTAGAAGTAAACGAAAACCTACCTTTTTGGCTTGCTGCCGGTCTTTGTTTTCTTTCTTTTCTTCTAATGACAACGATACGAAACGAAAGACCTGAAACAGAATCTGCTCGCAATTCTGGTATAACAGCCATCGACCGCTATAAAGATGTGTTGAAATTAGCATGGGTATCTTTATTGCCACCCTTTGGTTATGGCTTTTTAGAAGCGACTCTTCATGGCTCTTTTCCCGTTTTTGCACTTCGTAACGGAATCAGCTTAGATTGGGTAGCCGTTCTGCTGCCAGCTTTCGTTTTAGGAAGTCTAGTTTTTCAGTTGCCACTCGGCATTCTCAGTGATAAATGGGGAAGAAAACCCATCTTAATCTTTTCATTTGTTTCGGGTTTTTTCTCGTTTCTAGCAACATATTGGAGCATGAACAACTTTTGGCTTCTAATCAGTTTATTCTTTTTATCTGGAATGTTTGTTGGATCAATGTTCTCCCTTGGTATCGCATATATGAGTGACCTGCTTCCTAAATATCATCTTCCAGCAGGAAATATCTTAGCAGGTATCAGCTTTAGCATAGGCAGTATGTCTGGTCCTATGATCGGGGGTAGCTTCATAAGCTGGTTTGATGGCGGTGCTTTTGTATTCGCAATCTGTGGCATGCTATTCTTGCTCTGTTTACCGATACTTTTTATTAAAAACAATAATAAAATCGCAATAAACTCTAAAACAGCTTAG